From the genome of Deltaproteobacteria bacterium:
CGCGGGTCACGTCGGTGTCGCGCGGCTGCGGATCGGCGAGTGCGGCGACGAGCGAGGTGAGCACGGACCCCGCTTCGCCGGATCGATCGACATAGTAGGCGTCGATGTCCGAGAGGACCTCGACGGCGGCGTCTTCTCCGAGATGATCCGCCAGGGCCACCACGTCGAGGTAGTCGCGCACGACGTTGCGTTGCACCACGAGATAGGCCTTCACGCGCAGGGCCTCGGCGGCGGTGGGTGCGACGACCACGGCCCCGTCGCCCAGCTCGATCTCGCAGGTCTCGAGCGGTCGCTGCCGGCGCATCTGGCGAAGCCCGGCCTCGACGCCACCCAGGCTTCCCATGATCGTGAACGGCGGCTTCGAGGCGCGCACCGAGGTCGCCCAGCCCTCGGTCGCCTCCACCGCCTCGAGGATCTCCTGATAGCGATCGACGAGGTCGGCCAGCACGTGGTCGTGGTCGAACGAGTCACGGTGTCCGGCGTGCAGAGCGGCGGCAGAGCCTCCGACGAGCACGGCGTCCGGAACGACCTCTTGCAGCCGGGCAGCCGACGCCAGCACCTGCCGGAGGATCGGGCTCGGTTTCACCATTGCGCATTATCATATCTGATCAGAGGGATCGTGGCCAGGCTGCGAGCAGGGCGAAAAGCGGGCGGATCGGCGCCGAGAAGACCCGTGACGCCAGGCGCCCCGCCTCGATCTGGGCGCGCACCGGCCCCTTCCCCTCGTCGGGCCGGTCGACCGCGTCCCGCACGCCGTCCCACACGAGAACGTGTCGGCTGTGCCCTCGTCGGCAAGCGCCGGCTGCGCGAGGCGCCCCGGGTCGCCGCCGGTGCGGCTCCACTTCACGACCTCGGCGGCCAGGTGCGCGGGGATCTGGGTCGCGGAGGGCAGCGCCGGCGTCTGCGCGGCGGTGGCGAACCAGCAGGTCCTGGATCGCCCGGCGGTCGGAGCGCTCGCGGGTCGAGAGGTCGCGCGGAAGCCTGCGCCGGGCGACGCTCAGCGCCGGTCGTAGCTCAGACCGCGCACGCCGTTGCGGTACCAGCAGCGCACCTGGTCGTTGTGGCCGACCGCCATCGCGACGAGCCAGCCGCCGCGCTCGGCGGGCTGCACGCCGAGGATCCGGCGCACCGGGTAGCCGACCGACTCCGCCTCGCGCCAGCAGAGCCGGCTCGCGCGCTCGCGGCCGCCACCTTCGTCGCCCCAGCCCCAGCCGCCGCCCGAGGTGTAGTCGCGGTCCACCGAGAAGGCGACCACCCGGTTGGAGCCCGAGAACTCGACCGCGCAGTCGACGTCGCGCGTGACGTCGCGCCCGGGCCGCGAGACCCGCATGCGCGCGTAGACCGCGAGCCGGCTACCGCGCCGGCTCACGCGATGGACCTCTTCCACGGTGACGCGCCCGCCCCCGAAGCGGTCGGACATCTCGTGCGCGCAGATCCGGATCGCCTCGTCGCGGTTGCCCTTGCGACCGTTCGCGGCCGCCGGCTGCGGCGGCACCAGGACGAAGCCTGCGAGCGCGAGCAGGAGCAGGCGCCTCATGACTGTCCCCGCAGCGACGAGCCGTGTCCGAGCAGACCCCGGTCGATCGCAATCCCCACGCGTGCACCCTCCATCTGACGTCCCTGGACCCGTCCCCGAAGCTGCCACGTCCGCTCGCAGGCCTGCGTGACCGCTTGCGCCGGCACCCCCTCGCCGAAGCCCGTGAAACCGCCGCTCGGGTTGGCCGGGATGCGGCCCGCCCAGCGCGGCGGCGCCGCCGCGCGCCAGTCCCTCGCGATCACCCGGCCTGCACAGGCCGATGTTTCCGTACCGGTCGAGTTCGCGCCATCGAGAGATCGGAGACCCGGCCAGGTGGAGGTCCTCCGGGCCGAGCCCGGACTGCTCGCAGCGCCGCACGCGATCGCGTCGCGGAACGGCGCGTCGGGCACCGCCACCCCCACGGCGGAGCCGATCGCGAAGTCCGGCATCTCGATCACGCTCTCGAGATCGCGCAGCGTCCCGACGACCTCACCATCCGCAACGGCTTCGCCTTCGACGGCGGCGCGATCCGCTTCGACACGGAGGGCGTGCGGGCGCTCGACCACGCGGCGCTGCGCGACAACCGCGGGGATCTGGGAGCCAACGGTGCGATCGACCTCGATGCGGAAGCGGAGGCAACGCTCCGACACACGGTGGTAGCGGGTGGAGAGGTGTACGCCGTGAGCGCGATCGAGGCGCGCGGTTCGCTCGTCGTCGAGGACTCCACCTTCTCGGCGCAGCGCGACGGCTCCGACGTCGTCCGGACCCAGCCGCCCGACGCGTTCGCGCGAACGACCTTCGAGGGGGACGATCGGTACCACCACCACTACGTCGTTTGGCCCATGGGCCAGGCCGCGTTCCGGAACGTCAGGTTCCGTTCGAGCGCGTGCCCCGCGCGCGATCAGCGCGGCGTCACTCGACCCTTCGATCTCGACGGCGACGGCGACGCACGCTGCGACATCGGCGCTGTCGAACTCGCGCCCGAGCCGGACACGCTCGGGGGGCTCGCGAGCGGCTCGACGCTCGCGCTCCTGCTCGCCGCGCGCCGCTCTCGCGTCCCGCTCGGCCCTTCCCGATCGCGATCGTGAGCGAGAGGCGGGGCCTCTTCCGGTGATGGACCCGGATCGCCCGCCTCGCCACTCTCCGCCATCCCGGACAGCGCCACCGCGCACGTGGCCGAGACGATCTGGCTCGTCGTCCTCTCCGCGCGGACGCAGCCGGCCGTCGCGACTCAGTTCGGCGGAAACCCGAGCAGCGCTTCGGTGACCGCCTGGCGCCACACCGCCTCGGTGTGTGCACCCGGCGTGATGCCGGGGCCGAGCCCCGTCGTGACCACCGCATGCCACGCCAGCCGCTCGCTCTGCGCGTCCACGATGTCGAGGACGAGCACGGAGCGCGTCGCGACGCGGCTGCCGAGCGCCCAGGCGTTCGTGTCGATCCCGAAGCCGTAGCGATCGTAGAGCGAGAAGAGGCCGTAGAAGTCGCGGTTGACGTCCTTGCTCGAGAAGCCGACGAGCAGCTCGGCGGTCTCGCCGCCCGAGGCCTGGTGGAAGCCGCGGCGCTCGAGCTCGTCGGCGATCGAGCGACGGATCACGCGGTCGAGGGGGCTCTCGACCGGTGCCCCGGGGCGGTGCTCGTCGCCGGGGGCGGCCGGCGCCGGGAAGGAGAACGACCCGCGTGCGGGGATCGTCGCGCGCGGGTCGTAGCCGGCGCGGACGCTCCTGCTGGCCTCCGGCACGGCGACGAGCGTCGCTGGCGCCTCCTCGGCGGGCCGCGGCCGGCGCGCCGGCGGCGGCGCCGGGCCCGCACCCGGCGTGAGCCGCGCCGTGAGCTGGTAGGGAACCGGGCCGCCCAGGGCCTCGATCAGGACGAAGTAGACGCCGGCGCCGACGCGCTCGCTCACGGCCAGGGCGGGCACGTCGGTGTGCGGGCCGCGGCCGGTGCCGGCCCCGCCGAGCACGCCTTCGATCCCCTCGAGCACGATCCGCACCTGCGCGTCGCTGCTCCGGAGCTCGGGGATCAGGCTCAGCGCGAGCGTGCCGGCCTCCGTCACGACGACGCGGAAGCGCTTCGAGCACAGAGGCGTGTAGCACGACAGAGTGTCTACGTGGCGCGTGTCGAGCGCGAGCGGGTCGGCGAGTGCGCCCGGATCGACGACGATGTCCGGGTTCCACTTGCGCTCGCCGGGGATCCAGGGGTTCCACGCGCACGCCGGGAGCAGCGCGAGCACGGCGGCCGCCGTGCGCAGCAGGCGCCGGGCGTGGCGGAGCGATCGGATCGGGAGCGCGGGACTCGCCATGGGCGGCTTACTCTAGCCTGCTCGC
Proteins encoded in this window:
- a CDS encoding DUF4136 domain-containing protein, producing the protein MASPALPIRSLRHARRLLRTAAAVLALLPACAWNPWIPGERKWNPDIVVDPGALADPLALDTRHVDTLSCYTPLCSKRFRVVVTEAGTLALSLIPELRSSDAQVRIVLEGIEGVLGGAGTGRGPHTDVPALAVSERVGAGVYFVLIEALGGPVPYQLTARLTPGAGPAPPPARRPRPAEEAPATLVAVPEASRSVRAGYDPRATIPARGSFSFPAPAAPGDEHRPGAPVESPLDRVIRRSIADELERRGFHQASGGETAELLVGFSSKDVNRDFYGLFSLYDRYGFGIDTNAWALGSRVATRSVLVLDIVDAQSERLAWHAVVTTGLGPGITPGAHTEAVWRQAVTEALLGFPPN